The sequence below is a genomic window from Chondrinema litorale.
TTAGCTCGATTAATGTTTTCATCATTCTCTCTATCGCATCATCTGTAATTAGGCCTTTACTGATACCATCTTTGCCAATTTTTACAAAAATCCTGTTTTGGTAAACTACTCTCAGACCATCGTCTTTTAATTCACCTACAATCAGGTTAAATGTATTTGTTCCCATATCAATAATTGCTAATCTCATGGCACTAACAGAGTTTTAATGTTTGATAATTATGCGATAAGTAAGAAAGTATTAAACTTATAAGCATACTTGCTTTCAACTTTCTTTATTCAATTATAATCAATAAAGCTTAAAATTAGTGATGGTATTAACTTTATAAGTTTGAGTAAAACACAATTATGGCTATACGTTTTTACTCACATCTAATAAGAAATTAATATTTTTTTTAATTCTTCAGGCAACCCTTCTTAAAGTACTTACATCTTAGCTCCAAACCCTTAAAAATTATATAACTTTCTAATGTAATTCAGAGCTGAAAGTATAAATATAAATTTGGCATTAGATAATTAGCTGAATAACCAGTATTGAGAGTATTTGATGAACATACAGTAATTGAAGGCTGCAAAAAGAATGAGCATTCTTCGCAGCAAAAGCTCTATCAGCGATATGCAGATAGTATGCTTGGTCTGTGCATCAGATATTTAAAAAACAGAGATATAGCCGAAGAAGTAATGATTGCGGGGTTTATGAAGATATTCGAGAAGATTGACACATTTAGATGTGAAGGTAGTTTTGAAGGTTGGCTAAAAAGAATAATGGTGAATGAGTGCTTGATGTATCTGAGAAAAAACAGCAAAAATAATTTCAGTAGAGATATTGAAGAAGTTTACGGTGAAATAGAGCCAATAAAAGCAGATACAAGTTTAGAAGCTAAAGAATTATTAGAGATGGTTCATCAATTACCCGCTGGCTATAGAACAGTATTTAACATGTACGCCATCGAAGGTTATAACCATCAAGAAATTGCCAAAGAACTAAATATTAGCGAAGGCACATCAAAATCTCAGCTTAGTAAAGCGAGAAAGTATTTACAAGGTCTTATTAAAAAATATGAGAAAATAAGCTAAAGAGCATGAAATTATAGTATGTCAGATAATTATCAACATATCGATTCTATTTTTAAAGAGAAGCTAGGAGACTACAAAGAAAAGCCTTCGGCTGCTGCTTGGGATAAGCTTGACAAACACCTAAAGTCAAATGATAACAACAATAAAGGCGGCAAAAACCATTGGGGCAAGTACGGACTTTTCAGCATCATTGTCTTATCATTTCTTTTTGTTTTTTCTGGTCATTCTACGGTTGAAAATACACCACCAGATAATAAAGAAATAATAGAAGTTAAGCCTTCTATAAAACAACCTCTAGAAATTGAAGAAGATAAACCTGAATCTATTATTGAAAGTGAAAAAACAGAACTTGAAGATACATTAGAAGAAACCAAGTCAACCGAAAATATAGTCAATACAAATAATCAAACTTCTCTAAAAAATACTACTGTTAATATTCAGAATCAGCAAGCTGAATTATCAGGTACTAATAAAGAAATTGAAAATAGTGAACTTGAAATACCAGAAGAAATCACCTTAGAAAAGAAAGGTCTAACAAAGATCGAAAAAAAGAAGGCTAAGGGAAAAGGTGTAAAAGTTGAAATTACACTTACGCCATCTGATAACACTAGGCAAGAAGCTGCTCCACAGCAAAAAAATCCTATTAAAACTTTATTTAGAAAACTTCGGAAATACACTAGCGAAGAGAATCAAAACTAAAAGTATATGAAAAAGCATATCATTTACCTATGGGTTTTACTTATGGGATTAAGCATTAATGTATTTGCTCAGCAAAGTTCTGTTACGGCAGACACGGTAATAATAAATTTCGGTAGAAATGGCAGTAAGATGATTTTCTACTTGCAAAATACGGAGGATGTAAATGATCTAGAAAACATCAATTTCGAAGAGCTAATGGCAAATGTAGCTACCTATGTAGACTCTGCTCATTATAACGAATCGGGTTATCTAGAAGTAAATGACGATATGGCACAATACAAAGTAGAAATGCCTTGGAAAGACGATAAGGAGGAGGACAGGCTTACTTTTGTAAGAAGACCAGATACATTTATCAGCATTGAGAAAAAAGATAAAGAATCGTGGAAAAGAAGAACCCACCAATACATGAACTTCGATTTGGGACTAAGTGGCTATTTTGACAATGGCAGCATTCCGCAAAATACCAATTATGAAACCAGACCATGGGGTTCTCGCTACATATCGGTAAACCTAATGTCTAGAACTAGGCTGAGTAAGCAAACCAAAAAAGCATTCTATTTTAAATGTGGAATGAGCTTCTCTTGGACAAACTTTATGTTTGAAAATAATGTGCAGTTAGTAAAAACTGGAGATGAGATTGCCTTTGAAGAGTCTATGATTAATCTTGAAAAATCTAAACTCACGGTATCTTATGTAAACTTGCCAGTAATGTTTCAATATTATGTAAAAAACAAGTTTAAGATTAGTGCTGGTGCTTATGCTGGTTACAGACTTGGCAGTTACACCAAAATTAAATATAACGATGAAGGAGATTCGCAGAAAGATCACGATCGAGGCAATTACAATCTAGAACCATTTAGATATGGTGTAAGAGGTGAGATTGGTTGGGGCTGGTTTACGTTGTTTGCCAACTACGATTTAAATCCATTATTCAGGAAAAACGATACAGTTCCAGAGTTACATGCATTCAATTTTGGAATAAGGCTATAGAAAACTATAGCCTTTCTATTACGGAAATGTATCTAGAATAACATCTACATTTCTTACAGGAAACTCCTTGCCACTGCCCGCCTGTACAACACCTGATTTTCTAATTAAAGCTGCCTGCTTTAAGTTTTCAGGGTCAATTACACTTTGCTTTAGTTTATTAAGTAGTATTTCTTCTTCTATTGAGGCTCTTTTCTGCTCAGTAAGATTATACCATCTTACTTGTTTAAGCCCATAAGTAACACTTTGAGTTTTTTCTTCTATTACAACTACTTTGTCTTTTTCGCCAAAAAGCTCTTTGATAAAACTCGGTTTAATTATTTTCTTATAGGTAAGTATTGCTCCAAAGCTGATGCTGAAATGTAAGTCGGTCGCTTTATCAGATAAATACTGATATTCGGTGCAATACCTCATATCAATTAAATTAATATAAGGAAGCATATAGTTATGTATAGATTATTGATAGATAATTAAGCTAGTAAAAGATGAACTGTGCCCAGCTGTAGGAAAATGATTGGTTATTTTGAAGTGTTTTGTATTTAATTTTAGAACAAATTGTATAGTAGTATATGTTTACATACGTAAGAAAAATTACATGGTTCTGGGTAGATTAGTTTTTTAGAACCAATTAACTAAAATTAAATATTACAACCTTTTATTGCTAACAAATGGCTTCAATGGAAACTTACCGTCCTGGAATGAATAAACATCAAAAAATAATTAAGAGAGAGCTTAAACTACTAGCTATATTTCTAGCGGTATTATTAAGCATCAATATTCTTCCAGGAATTTTTGGATTTAATCAGCAAAGCACTTTTTATAAAAAATATTATACTAATGTTTTACCAATTAGTATCACAGAATTATTACTGACTTTTTTTCTGTTAAGACTCATATACGTCATTACCAAGTATTACTTAAAGCTAAAAAAATAAGCTTTCTGATATTATCTGTCATTATAAACTGACAAAATTGCAGTTTGCCACCTATGGAATAGTATTCGTTTAGATTTAGAAAAATTAAAAGTACAGCATATAAAATCTAAAAAAAATGGAAGAGAAAGGCACCATTTCGGTAAATACCGAGAATATTTTCCCGATAATTAAAAAGTTCCTATACTCAGATCATGATATTTTCTTAAGAGAATTAGTTTCCAATGCAGTAGATGCTACGCAAAAACTTCAAAAATTAGCATCAATTGGAGAATACTCAGGAGAAGTTGGTGAAACTAAAGTAAAAGTTGTACTCGACGAAAAAGAAAATACCATTACCATTAGCGATAGAGGTATTGGTATGACTGGCGAAGAAATTAAAAAATACATCAACCAAATTGCTTTTTCTGGTGCAACTGAGTTTGTTGAGAAGTTTAAAGGTATAGACGATGCTAACCAAATAATCGGTAAATTCGGTCTTGGTTTTTACTCAGCCTTTATGGTGGCAGATAAGGTAGATATCATTACAAAATCTTATAAAGATGATACAGAAGCTGCAAAATGGTCATGTACTGGTTCTACAGATTTTGAAATTACTTCTGCTGAAAAAACTGACAGAGGTACAGATATAGTACTTCATGTAAATGAAGAATCTAAAGAATATCTTGAGAAGTTTAAGCTTAAGCAAATTCTTGACAGATATTGTAAATTCTTACCAATCGAAATCGAATACGATGGTGATATCCTCAATACTACTTCTCCAATCTGGACAAAAAGTCCGAGTGACTTAGAAGACAAAGATTATCTTGAGTTTTACAAGAGTCTTTATCCAATGTCAGAAGATCCAATGTTTTGGATTCACCTGAATGTAGATTATCCATTCAACTTGACGGGTGTTCTTTACTTCCCGAAAGTGAAAAATGATATTACCCTTCATAAAGATAAAATTCAGCTTTATTCAAGACAGGTATTTATTACTGATGAAGTAAAAGAAATTGTACCTGAGTTCTTAATGCTGATGCATGGTGTAATTGACTCACCAGATATTCCGCTTAACGTTTCAAGAAGTTACTTACAGTCTGACAGTAATGTTAAGAAAATCAATAACTACATTACTAAAAAAGTTGCTGATAAACTGATTGAGTTATTCAAAGACGATAGAGACGGTTACGAGAAGAAATGGGAAAGCATAGGTCTGTTTGTTAAATATGGAATGCTTTCAGACGAGAAATTCTACGACAGAGCTAAGGGAATTGGTTTATTAAAAAACCTAGATGGAAAGCTTTTCACATTTGATGAGTATTTAGAGCACATCGCTGGTAACCAAACAGATAAAGACGGAAATAAAGTAATTATCTATACCAACGATAGAGGAAAGCAAGATGCTTATATCCAAGCTGCGCTTAAAAAAGACTACGATATTGTAGAGTTCGATAATGTTATCGACAATCACTTTATCGGTACTTTAGAGCAAAAGCTTGAAAAAGTTTCTATCAAACGTGTTGATGCTGATGTAG
It includes:
- a CDS encoding RNA polymerase sigma factor; the encoded protein is MRVFDEHTVIEGCKKNEHSSQQKLYQRYADSMLGLCIRYLKNRDIAEEVMIAGFMKIFEKIDTFRCEGSFEGWLKRIMVNECLMYLRKNSKNNFSRDIEEVYGEIEPIKADTSLEAKELLEMVHQLPAGYRTVFNMYAIEGYNHQEIAKELNISEGTSKSQLSKARKYLQGLIKKYEKIS
- a CDS encoding porin family protein; this encodes MKKHIIYLWVLLMGLSINVFAQQSSVTADTVIINFGRNGSKMIFYLQNTEDVNDLENINFEELMANVATYVDSAHYNESGYLEVNDDMAQYKVEMPWKDDKEEDRLTFVRRPDTFISIEKKDKESWKRRTHQYMNFDLGLSGYFDNGSIPQNTNYETRPWGSRYISVNLMSRTRLSKQTKKAFYFKCGMSFSWTNFMFENNVQLVKTGDEIAFEESMINLEKSKLTVSYVNLPVMFQYYVKNKFKISAGAYAGYRLGSYTKIKYNDEGDSQKDHDRGNYNLEPFRYGVRGEIGWGWFTLFANYDLNPLFRKNDTVPELHAFNFGIRL
- the htpG gene encoding molecular chaperone HtpG is translated as MEEKGTISVNTENIFPIIKKFLYSDHDIFLRELVSNAVDATQKLQKLASIGEYSGEVGETKVKVVLDEKENTITISDRGIGMTGEEIKKYINQIAFSGATEFVEKFKGIDDANQIIGKFGLGFYSAFMVADKVDIITKSYKDDTEAAKWSCTGSTDFEITSAEKTDRGTDIVLHVNEESKEYLEKFKLKQILDRYCKFLPIEIEYDGDILNTTSPIWTKSPSDLEDKDYLEFYKSLYPMSEDPMFWIHLNVDYPFNLTGVLYFPKVKNDITLHKDKIQLYSRQVFITDEVKEIVPEFLMLMHGVIDSPDIPLNVSRSYLQSDSNVKKINNYITKKVADKLIELFKDDRDGYEKKWESIGLFVKYGMLSDEKFYDRAKGIGLLKNLDGKLFTFDEYLEHIAGNQTDKDGNKVIIYTNDRGKQDAYIQAALKKDYDIVEFDNVIDNHFIGTLEQKLEKVSIKRVDADVANKLIDKGEALESVLSKDEEAKIKEIYKSAIGDDKLEPEVTAMSAEEMPVTITLPEFMRRMQEMAELQGMMGGGMFPSSQTVTINGNHPITAKILAESDETKQKEIAKQAYDLALLSNGKLTGAALTAFVNRSVGMIS